The following coding sequences lie in one Primulina huaijiensis isolate GDHJ02 chromosome 2, ASM1229523v2, whole genome shotgun sequence genomic window:
- the LOC140964418 gene encoding clathrin interactor EPSIN 3-like codes for MKKAFGQTVRDIKREVNKKVLKVPSIEQKVLDATSNEPWGPHGLLLADIAQSTRNYHEYQMIMGVLWKRINDTGKNWRHVYKALTVLEYLVAHGSEKVIDEIREHAYQISTLSDFQYIDSSGRDQGNNVRKKSQSLVVLVNDKERIQEVRQKAAANRDKYRNTSMGNMNQYGSNSSSGGYGDRYDDDRYDGRYGNRDDDRNGYGDSYGRVGDKYSRDYEDRYSRDGSRDDDYRGRGQSTNDYHYGSRGGSADFDKDRVYEDDCQDSSRGSGAKADDHSQDGSTVGKRLDRKYSEQNLAAPPSYEEAISATHSPVYSERNGESSPASAATASVPPAEASPIHEISATSPPPVLASPPTQVSAPDTNQEVNGFDEFDPRGSFSATPATSNGFGPATSADKEIDLLGSLSESFSSNSLALVPATEPTMTPETLASANFSSGSQFAAASSASTIPNQSFDDPFGDGPFKAISSTYGVPAQEQLSAPSINPHSSKSFDGHQPAQMAGTEFGSSDDESSYIPSVPSGVQPPSTNPQFAQQNSSTFSQDIDILADILPPSVPSGYPVPANQNATQTWFPPQVNQLSQLGLPSLTNQNSFQAQTGQHQGFPTQLGQPPPQTSYPLQSAESASQTSILAHSMALTFPAQSGQPSQSQMGFYSQSGQPAYLTGFQSQNASIQGPPKASFQAPLGGQSALPNPPNPNFYGIHLQQDVSTGPDSTNMIPPSSGGQIVQHNFQPQIGSAVPTASPFGPQAPQSRPISFTSPVSSMPASIGSSAVVPQPSKDKFETKSTVWADTLSRGLVNLNISGPKTNPLADIGVDFDSINRKEKRMEKPTTAPVTSTITMGKAMGSGSGMGRTGTSALRPPPNPMMGPGMNMTGVPGASMGMAGDYGVNQPMVRGMGMNMGMGQGMNLQQQAGFPPGNAMPGGYNPMMGMGNYSQRPYSGGY; via the exons ATGAAGAAGGCTTTCGGTCAAACCGTTCGTGACAT TAAGAGAGAGGTTAATAAGAAAGTTCTTAAAGTTCCTTCCATCGAACAAAAG GTTCTTGATGCAACTAGCAATGAGCCCTGGGGACCTCATGGACTGCTTCTTGCTGATATTGCACAGTCAACAAGAAACTA TCATGAATATCAGATGATCATGGGGGTACTCTGGAAGCGTATCAATGATACTGGAAAAAACTGGCGACATGTATATAAG GCTTTAACGGTTTTGGAGTACTTGGTTGCTCATGGGTCTGAAAAGGTCATAGATGAGATTAGAGAACATGCATATCAAATATCG ACATTGTCAGATTTTCAATACATTGATTCCAGTGGGAGGGACCAGGGAAACAATGTGAGAAAGAAATCTCAAAGTCTAGTGGTTCTTGTAAATGACAAGGAAAGAATTCAAGAAGTCCGCCAAAAGGCTGCTGCTAACAGAGACAA GTATCGCAACACATCAATGGGTAATATGAATCAATATGGCTCTAACTCAAGTTCAGGAGGATATGGAGATAGATACGATGATGATCGTTATGATGGCCGATATGGTAACAGAGATGATGACCGCAATGGCTATGGGGACTCATATGGTCGTGTGGGAGATAAGTATAGCAGGGATTATGAGGACCGCTACAGCCGAGATGGATCCAGGGATGATGACTATCGAGGAAGAGGTCAAAGCACCAATGATTATCATTATGGATCAAGAGGTGGAAGTGCTGATTTTGATAAGGATCGTGTTTATGAGGATGATTGTCAGGATTCTTCAAG GGGTAGTGGTGCGAAAGCTGATGATCATTCTCAAGATGGAAG taCTGTGGGGAAGAGGCTTGACCGGAAATATTCCGAGCAAAACCTTGCTGCACCTCCTAGTTACGAGGAGGCTATTAGTGCTACGCACAGCCCCGTTTATAGTGAAAG GAATGGGGAAAGTTCACCGGCATCTGCAGCAACAGCATCTGTTCCTCCTGCTGAGGCTAGTCCAATCCATGAAATATCTGCAACTTCTCCACCCCCAGTTCTTGCTTCCCCACCAACCCAAGTTTCAGCTCCAGATACAAATCAAGAGGTTAATGGGTTTGATGAGTTTGATCCACGCGGTTCGTTTTCAG CTACTCCAGCAACATCAAATGGTTTTGGTCCTGCTACTTCTGCCGATAAGGAGATAGATTTACTAGGTTCTTTGTCTGAGTCATTTTCATCGAATTCTTTGGCGCTTGTGCCTGCTACTGAACCAACTATGACCCCCGAAACTCTGGCCTCTGCAAACTTTAGTTCTGGATCCCAATTTGCAGCCGCATCATCAGCATCTACTATTCCTAATCAG TCTTTTGATGATCCATTTGGTGACGGTCCTTTTAAAGCTATTTCTTCTACATATGGCGTACCAGCTCAAGAACAGCTTTCTGCACCATCAATCAATCCCCACTCTAGTAAAAGCTTCGATGGACATCAGCCAGCTCAAATGGCTGGAACTGAATTTGGGAGTTCTGATGATGAATCAAGTTACATTCCATCTGTTCCGTCGGGGGTGCAACCTCCTTCTACGAATCCACAGTTCGCTCAACAGAATTCCTCAACCTTCAGCCAGGATATTGATATACTAGCCGATATTCTTCCACCATCTGTACCTTCAGGTTATCCAGTTCCAGCCAACCAAAATGCGACTCAGACTTGGTTTCCACCTCAAGTCAATCAGCTGTCACAATTAGGTTTACCATCTCTAACCAACCAAAACAGTTTTCAAGCACAAACAGGTCAGCATCAAGGTTTTCCTACTCAGCTTGGCCAACCTCCACCACAAACAAGTTACCCTCTTCAATCAGCAGAATCTGCTTCACAAACCAGTATTCTAGCTCATTCCATGGCTTTGACTTTTCCAGCTCAATCTGGTCAACCATCCCAATCACAAATGGGATTTTATTCTCAGAGTGGTCAACCTGCATATCTTACAGGGTTTCAATCTCAAAATGCCAGTATTCAGGGTCCTCCAAAGGCCAGTTTTCAGGCTCCTCTTGGAGGTCAGTCTGCACTGCCAAATCCACCAAATCCTAACTTCTATGGGATTCACCTGCAGCAAGATGTATCTACAGGTCCAGACTCTACCAATATGATTCCTCCTAGTTCTGGTGGACAAATTGTGCAGCACAACTTCCAACCACAGATAGGTTCTGCAGTTCCCACAGCTTCACCATTTGGCCCCCAAGCGCCACAATCGCGACCAATCAGCTTCACATCTCCTGTGTCATCTATGCCAGCTTCAATAGGGTCTTCTGCCGTGGTTCCTCAACCATCAAAAGACAAGTTTGAGACAAAATCCACTGTTTGGGCCGACACCCTCAGCCGTGGGCTAGTCAACCTGAATATTTCTGGAC CTAAAACAAATCCACTCGCTGACATTGGAGTTGATTTTGATTCCATAAATCGCAAGGAGAAGAGGATGGAAAAACCCACGACAGCCCCAGTGACATCTACTATAACCATGGGTAAGGCTATGGGATCTGGTTCTGGGATGGGCCGCACTGGTACCAGTGCTCTAAGGCCTCCACCAAACCCAATGATGGGTCCTGGTATGAATATGACCGGTGTTCCAGGGGCTAGCATGGGCATGGCGGGAGATTATGGAGTAAACCAGCCAATGGTACGGGGGATGGGGATGAACATGGGCATGGGCCAAGGAATGAACTTGCAACAACAAGCAGGATTTCCTCCTGGAAACGCCATGCCTGGAGGTTATAATCCCATGATGGGAATGGGTAACTACAGTCAAAGACCGTATAGCGGTGGCTACTGA